In the genome of Euleptes europaea isolate rEulEur1 chromosome 7, rEulEur1.hap1, whole genome shotgun sequence, one region contains:
- the KIRREL1 gene encoding kin of IRRE-like protein 1, with amino-acid sequence MLVLAALWVFSGAGAAFAQVVQTRFTEEPEDQTVVAGERTVLSCVVLNYSGIVQWTKDGLALGMGQGLKAWPRYRIIGSADSGQYNLEITDAELSDDALYECQATEAALRSRRAKLTVLIPPEDPIIDGAPEILLRAGTPYNLTCWARNAKPAASIVWFRDGVQQPEAVMATEVLSDGKRETTMSQLLINPTDQDIGRVFACHCSNEAAPDGKETSVKLNVHHPPTLTLSIQPQTVQEGEKVTFTCLATANPEIKGYRWAKGGVILEDAKESKYETHVDYTFFTEPVSCEVHNDVGSTNISTLVDVHFAPRIVVDPKPMTTDIGSDVTLTCVWAGNPPLTLTWTKKESNMVLSNSNQLFLKSVTQAEAGQYVCKAIVPRIGVGEREVSLFVNGPPIISSDTVQYAVRGDRGKVECFIGSTPLPDRIAWGWKENILETGTLERYTVERSNIGHGVLSTLTINNVMEVDFQTRYNCTAWNSFGARTVIIQLEEKEVIPVGIIAGATIGAGILVIFCFAALAYFLYRRRKGSRKDVTLRKLDIKVETVNREPLTLHTDREEDTASVSTATRVMKAIYSSFKDDVDLKQDLRCDTIDTREEYELKDPTNGYYNVRAHEDRPSSRTVLYADYRNPGPARYEARPSSRLSHSSGYAQLSTYGRGPTSDYSGDPVPGPTAGPTTAETASQLSYETYGGHTVFPPNAGYATYRLGYTQPPPPALDRATYDTYDPLGKYTTATRFSYTSSDYGQRFQQRMQTHV; translated from the exons TGGTCCAGACCCGCTTCACTGAGGAGCCGGAAGACCAGACAGTGGTTGCTGGGGAGCGGACGGTGCTCTCCTGTGTGGTGCTGAACTATTCGGGGATTGTGCAGTGGACGAAGGATGGGCTGGCCCTGGGGATGGGGCAAGGCCTCAAAG CTTGGCCGCGCTACAGAATCATTGGGTCAGCCGACTCGGGGCAGTATAACCTGGAGATCACCGATGCCGAACTCTCGGACGATGCTCTGTACGAGTGCCAGGCCACAGAAGCAGCGCTGCGATCCCGGCGGGCCAAGCTGACTGTCCTGA TTCCCCCTGAGGACCCCATCATCGATGGAGCCCCCGAGATTCTGTTGCGGGCAGGAACGCCCTACAACCTCACGTGCTGGGCACGGAACGCCAAGCCGGCCGCCTCGATCGTCTGGTTCCGCGATGGGGTGCAGCAGCCAGAAGCTGTCATGGCCACG gaaGTGTTGTCTGACGGAAAGAGAGAGACCACTATGAGCCAGCTGCTCATCAACCCCACGGACCAGGACATCGGCCGGGTGTTCGCCTGTCACTGCAGCAACGAAGCCGCCCCGGATGGCAAGGAGACCTCCGTCAAGCTCAACGTTCACC ACCCTCCAACGTTGACGCTGTCCATTCAGCCGCAGACGGTGCAGGAAGGGGAGAAGGTGACTTTCACCTGTCTGGCGACAGCCAACCCGGAGATCAAAGGCTACAG GTGGGCGAAAGGCGGTGTGATCCTGGAGGACGCCAAAGAGAGCAAGTACGAGACCCACGTGGACTACACCTTTTTCACGGAGCCAGTCTCGTGTGAAGTGCACAACGATGTGGGGAGCACCAACATCAGCACCCTGGTGGATGTGCACT ttGCTCCCCGCATCGTGGTGGATCCGAAGCCCATGACCACCGACATCGGCTCAGACGTGACGTTGACCTGCGTGTGGGCTGGGAAtccacccctcaccctcacctggACCAAGAAGGAGTCCAACATG GTACTGAGCAATAGCAACCAGCTGTTCCTCAAGTCCGTCACCCAAGCGGAGGCGGGGCAGTACGTCTGCAAGGCCATCGTGCCACGGATCGGGGTGGGCGAGCGCGAAGTCTCCCTCTTCGTCAACG gtcCCCCGATCATCTCCAGTGATACCGTCCAATACGCTGTACGTGGAGACCGCGGGAAAGTGGAATGTTTCATTGGCAGTACCCCTCTCCCTGACCGCATA GCCTGGGGCTGGAAGGAGAATATCTTGGAAACAGGGACCCTGGAGCGCTACACCGTGGAACGCAGCAACATCGGCCACGGGGTGCTGTCCACCTTGACCATCAACAACGTGATGGAGGTGGATTTCCAGACACGCTACAACTGCACAGCCTGGAACAGCTTTGGTGCCCGGACAGTCATCATCCAGCTGGAGGAGAAAG AGGTTATACCCGTGGGGATCATCGCTGGAGCCACCATTGGAGCTGGAATTCTGGTCATCTTCTGCTTCGCTGCCCTGGCCTACTTCCTCTACCGACGTCGCAAAGGGA GCCGTAAAGATGTGACCTTACGCAAGCTGGATATCAAGGTGGAGACTGTGAACCGGGAGCCCCTCACACTGCACACGGACCGCGAGGAGGACACGGCCAGCGTCTCCACGGCCACTCGTGTCATGAAAGCCATCTACTCG TCATTCAAGGATGATGTGGATCTGAAGCAGGACTTGCGCTGTGACACCATCGACACCCGGGAGGAGTATGAGCTGAAG GATCCAACCAACGGCTACTACAACGTCCGTGCCCACGAGGACCGCCCATCTTCCCGCACCGTGCTCTATGCCGACTACCGCAATCCTGGCCCTGCCCGCTACGAGGCCCGCCCCTCCTCCCGCCTCTCCCACTCCAGTGGCTACGCCCAGCTCAGCACCTACGGCCGGGGTCCAACCTCTGACTACAGCGGTGACCCTGTCCCGGGGCCCACGGCTGGCCCCACCACAGCCGAGACTGCCAGCCAGTTGTCGTATGAGACTTACGGGGGGCACACAGTCTTCCCACCCAACGCTGGCTATGCCACCTACCGCTTGGGCTACACCCAGCCCCCGCCGCCTGCCCTGGACAGAGCCACCTATGACACCTACGACCCCTTGGGCAAATACACCACTGCCACCCGCTTTTCGTACACCTCCTCAGACTATGGGCAGCGTTTCCAGCAGCGGATGCAGACTCACGTCTGA